One window of Aerococcus tenax genomic DNA carries:
- a CDS encoding DUF739 family protein encodes MEFDYRKLRGRIIEIYGSVKNFSKAMELSEPTMSMKLNGGLSFSQSQIYKSCELLDIDHEEIGRYFFTPKENKAETNDN; translated from the coding sequence ATGGAATTCGACTATCGAAAATTACGTGGCAGGATTATTGAGATTTATGGTTCGGTTAAGAATTTTTCCAAGGCAATGGAATTGTCAGAGCCGACTATGTCCATGAAATTAAATGGTGGTTTGTCTTTTAGTCAATCACAAATTTATAAGTCTTGCGAATTATTGGATATCGACCATGAAGAAATCGGCCGTTATTTCTTTACTCCTAAAGAAAATAAGGCAGAAA